One Coffea eugenioides isolate CCC68of chromosome 2, Ceug_1.0, whole genome shotgun sequence genomic window, ACTAGAATTAGATCATGTTTTAACTACtaattatttaaaaactaaaaattaataaaatattgCTAATCATGAACTGTAACAAAAGATGACTAATTAGTCATCTGGTCACATGAGTAATTagtttttaccttttttttgtCAACCAAATATTTGTATTTCTGGATTAAAAACTAATTACTCATGTAATCGTCATGCAAGTAACTAGTCCTCTTTTACTACAAATTATGGCCATAATAATtttttcaagtttttaaattcttttttaaaaaatttaactCATGTAACCATCATATATTGTTAAAGGAAAAATTAGACCAATCATTTCTCATGTATTGTATATGGTAAATCTTAATCTCTCAAAATTAAAATGATTAATTTTAGTCCCTgatgttgggtttggattttatcctacCAACCGTTTATTGAATAAAACCCAAGCCCAACACCTGACATCTAGAAAATGGTCGTTTCTGGTCAATTAAGGACAAATTTAGcaattcacttattacttctcACCAAATGTTAtcgttttgacaaaaaaaaattattacttcTCACCAAATGTAAAATGACTAACAATTAACTCCTCCCTCATTTTTTACACATTTACTATCTTGTCTCTCTTATTCTTTCTCCGTCTTTTTTTTACTTCCACCACCTTCTATGTTTTCTACTTCCCTTCTATTTCCTTTCCATATTTTTCCCAACACTATTTTCCTTTCTAGCATTGTCGCTATTACTCATTTTCTACCATTATCTCTTCcttatttctctttttttttttctctcgctctctctctcccctaccttcttcttttttccataTTTTCTCCCATCTCATTTGCCCTTCCACCCGATCTCCTAGAGACTACAAGGAGAAAGGGTGAAAAGACGAGTGGGAGGAAAGAGAATGAGAgtgagggaaagaaagaaaagaaaggaagagagggATGGTGGCAATGGCGAGAAGATGAGGGATAGAGGAAGAAAATAAAGGTGGTGGAAAAAGATTTGAGTTTAATTAAATTTGTGTAGAAAACAAGTGGGAAAAAATCGTGGATTAAGTGAGAAATAGGGTCAATATTATGTGAGTTGTTAAATTTGCCTTAAAAAATTGACCACATGATGGATTTATGACCTCTCTAGCTAAAATTTGACCGAAGAGGTAATGAGGGACAAAAAGTGAGCATTTTCTAGATGTTATGGATTAAAATCGATCATTTTGATTTTGAGGGATTAAATTAGAGAGGATTGATGTGGTTTTCTCATTATTAAAGTGTGGAGTAAACAgacaaaacttttaaaaaaaaaagacaaaatttgATCACAAGCAGGAATGGCAAAGCCTTCCTTAATATATTCTCAATAGAATTTAACTAATGAATAATTTAACTAAGGAACAAGTAAAACACATGGGATCGGTTACTGTGAAAGTGTGGACTCGACAAAATTGCACTAAACAAGGCTTTaaaatgccttttttttttttgggtgaagtTGTTGAAGTTTTTGCTCCAATTAAACCATGTCAAATGACATTTCATTTGTGTCAAAATTAAGGAAGAAGGTTCTACAATGAAATGCATTACTCTTCCTTATTTTTCACATCACAGTTATATGGTTAGACCTAATGATTGAACCGATAACAACCTTAATCCGGTCATTTATTCCGGTCTATGAACGGTCTGGCTTCCTAAAACTCATCATGATGGTTTATACTAATAGTTTTCTCGCGGCATTCATTTGTCCAACCCCGGAGTACACAATGTCCCAAAACCCGTTCCAATCTCTCTTCGGGGCGCTCTTAAACGTCTCCAACTGCATTCAAACTCATCTCTCCCAATTCATAAGCTTCCCCCATAACAACAACCCAACCACCAGGACAAACCACTATCCCTTCCCATTATTTTCTTTATCTTCTTCGTCTTTGCCTGGAATTTCAGAACCAAAACAATCATACCTCAATCCTGCCAACACTCTTTTACTCCGGCCGGCTGGACAGCCACCCGAAAAGGTCCTCCATTTACAGTTGTTTATCCGCAGTAACATTTATTTGGACTGAATTTCTCTGGGATATATTGATTTGTCATGACAGATATAACGGTGAAGCGGATGCTTTATAAACGTTTGTTAAAAGTCCTGAACCAGTTTTTTTATGGATGATcatccttttttcttttacactGTTTATTTCCACTGGTATTTTGTACCTTTATCGTTGCTAATACCTAGTATTAGTGGATATTCTCAAATATGCGTGCAAGAGATGGAAAAACTTAACCAGCGTCAGCAAATTGAATAACATTGGTTCCTACTTGCTATAAAGTTCCAATCTATGCATACATGCCCTTGTGGCTATTTACTTTTGATCTGGCCCCGAATTTGCATTTCCCGTCATGTCAAGTTTGTTGTTTGACGTAGTTTGTCTTTCTCAGAATAAAGCAGCTGGTCCTGTGACTAAAGAAGAGCTTGGGAGGGCCACTTGGACTCTTCTTCACACTCTTGCTGCTCAGGTCCTTGATAATCTTAGTTCGTGTGTCCCTATTCTTGTTCCCATTTTCGGAGTTGTGTTTAGCACCATCTCTCGTGTATGATTCTTCCAGTGCTTGGTCTTTATTGCTGCTATGTATTTTCCCTCTTTGAATTGTGTTTTGTTATTATGTAATTTGCTGGGTGGATAATACTTTTTGCTTGATTTTGAATGTGTTTTGCAGGCGTCCACAATTCAGTTGTCATTCCATGAACGTTATTTACATAGTGTCTTTATATTCCTGTTCTTGTTATCGTTGTTGATTTATGCGTAGGATGCTTTTCAGTGTTCACCTAGTTGTTTTCCTAATGAGACTTCTGCATTTTTCAGTATCCAGAAAAGCCAACTAGGCAACAAAAGAAGGATGTAAAAGAACTGGTATGACACTCTTTGACCTTGTATGACTTCTTGTTCATCACATTGAATTCTCGCTTCATTCAGCAATTGCAAAAGTTTGTTAGTCCTTGAACATGAGAATGAAAATCTAGCTATTAAAGGGGCTTTGTAATGAATTTTGGGGACAGCTTTCTTCTTTTAAATCACTGACTTGTTAGACATTGGCTTCTGATGGCGTTGGATTAGATTCTTATGTAAATCTCATTTGGGAAATACTGAATGATTTTTTATCTTTCGGCAACTAATGACATTTTTTCAAGATATTAACGAGTAACGTACTGATTTTAGTTCCCTGAAGACCAAAATGGTTGGTGCTCTTGTAAGAAGGGGGGCATCCTTTTGGTTTTGCTGTTAGTGTACTTGTTAAACTCAGTTGTGCATTGGAAGCTTAACAGTGAACTTGCTTTCGTCCCCCCTGTCAATTTGAGATTTCCAGGGCCTAATGGTTTTGTTTATCTGCATCAAAGCCTAAAAAATGTTTCACCATCTTATTTGCTCAAGCACTTGATTTGTGTCTTTGCTCTTGAATTAGTGGTTGTAAATCTGAGTTTCCTGTGATTGCACCTTATGCAACATTTAGAgaatgattgtgtgatagttcaTTAACACTTCATACATAATTGGTTTGCTTATAGCATCTGATGGATATGCACATGCAATGCAGATGGCAATATTGTCCCGTATGTACCCTTGTAAGGAATGTGCAGATCACTTCAAAGAAGTTTTGAGGTGGAGTGCTTCTTTCCCCCTTATTATTGGGCCCTTTTCTTTCATAGGCTGGAATAGATTGGccatttttattaatcatcttTCCGACGTGGACATTGAGGAATCTCTTCTATAGCTGAATGCATACAGGGATAAAGGGTCCTCTTATTGGTGACTGCGTGCTATTCCTATCAAGCTAGTGGATTAACATCCCTGGCTAATTTTCCAATTCTGAATACCAAAATTCGTGCTTTGAACTACGGGTCATTcacttttttgtttatttaccCATCAAATGACCCGTATGACAATTAGGCTTAGTTCTCATGTTAAGTTCATAAGAGAGATATGGAGCAACTTCATGTGTGGGTTTTAGGATTTCGATTTTTCAGCTTATATAAGTTACGAGGGATTCATTCTGGTAATTACCCCTCAACAAGGTTTCCTATATTTATCATTGCCCAACTCTTAGAATCTACAAGCTTTCTTTCACTGATACCATCTAAAAGTAATTGACCTTTTCTCCTCTTGGATTTTGGCAGAGTAAATCCTGTACAGGCTGGAAATCAGCATGAGTTCTCCCAATGGTTATGTCATGTACACAACGTTGTGAACAGAAGGTACTTGTTAGTTTACAGTTTAGGTGCTCCTGAGTTTCATCCCTAAGGTTGTCAGGGGCTCGTTTGTTAGATGCTAAATGTTTCTTTGCTTACGTGAAGAAGGTTGGTTGGAAACTTCCCCAAATTAGATCACCTCACTTACCCAGTCTTTTCAAAAATTAACATGGTCATTTTTGTGataagtaaattttatatacactactAGTATATACGTAtacttcaaattcaaaatttgcacAAGTGATATGTATCtaatggtgatagtgtatacactagcagtgtatataagattaattctttTGTGATTATGCTTTGGATTACCGCATTTACATGTTATGCATAAGTGGAACTAGGATTGTTGTTACTCGAAATTTCAGATGGCCTGAAATTGTAACCTTGTAGTTAAGAGTTGATTTGTGCTTTTCTGCTTTCAACAGCCTGGGTAAGCTGGTATTTCCCTGTGAACGAGTAGATGCGCGGTGGGGTAAGCTTGACTGTGAGCAGCGAGCCTGCGATCTGCAAGGGGACGAGAATCCTTGGGAATGAATCATCTTCTTGAAGTGATGATACCAATCTCTTATCCGATGAAGACATCAATCAACCGGGAAATCCCGTCAATGTTATACTTGACTTCGATATTAAACTGTATCAAATAATCATATAGAGGAGAATCGAGAGCGGAGAGGCCGCTCCCATTTCATATAAATGCATTTAACCAGGTAATTATACAATTTTTTGAAACAGAACAGATGTAGAACCGACAAGCTTCCAGTAAAATCTaccccaaacaaaaaaaaaaaatgtctgcAACTTGAACTGCAATGGTTAAGACTGCCCCCCAGAGGACGAACCCTCTGCCTTGTGGTCAGCTAGGTGCAAATCCACGAGCGCCCGGAAGGGCGGAGCTTCACCAAATTTTAGAATGTATGCAGTTTCATAAACTGGTCGCAGCGGCAAGATTACTTGAGCATCCAAATATGCGTCGCAGGAGAAACACCAGACTGATAGATCGCTGTACGAattcccaaatttttttttgtttaccccaaaaaaaaaatttctggttaTCCATCCAATTTATACGACAGCCGtttgaaatttcattttttatccaATAAGAGGTAGTAAATTATACCTGTAGCTAAGTGCCAAACAATGATTATTTTGTTGACGATAATGCTCAAGCATGTGTTTATTAACAAAACGGCTGCAGAGCACATCTTCGCAGCTTAAGCAGAGCCAGCTCTCTTGAGGGTGTTGGCACCTTCATAATTGATATAACACCAGATTTTTAGCAttgttaaataaattttataaattatgtatttacaaaattaatcaaaaacaAACGAAAAAACAAATGGTGGTTGTTTCGGTGAAAACGCACCTGTAGCAAGGAGTATCTGGGGGCGGAATGTGTGTGAGGTCGGAGGATAAGGTATCAAGGTGATCGCAGTGGGTCAGGGCCTCCACCCAACCGGATCGGGACCCGTATAGGAGAAGTTCGTCATCGTCTTCTTCTACGATGTGAGAAGACGATGAAGCCTCCTTGCTGCTGCTCATTGATGATTGTTTGTTCTACGAAATTGACGATCAGATTGCTGCTTGCTGCTGGAGAATCCGGTTTGGGAGCTCTGTAATCGGGTTTGGGCTTGGGCTTGTATTAGCGTTCTTCGTTGTCTACTTCGCCTGGAAGCGTTGCCAAAGTGAGCAAACGCCGCTGTTAGGGGACTACAACAGCATACGAGTCCTTGTCTTTTCCCAAAACTCGTTCTAGCCAATTTGCGGCTAATTCGGTAAACAGAAAATTGTACTTTATGAAACTTTTTAAAAAACACAGTCTAAAAAATTTGCTGACCcaattagctttttttttttcgaaagaatttctccataaaacctttccAACATGTAAAATGAGAAGAAGACAATTGGCTCTATAAAAGCTTGGGAGATTCTATCATACTCTTTAAGTTTAATTTGTCACTAAgtcataaaataattttaaatttaaatcactaACAAGTAGTTTGGGAGCGcaggatgaaaaaaaaaagaagagaatgaGATATCTCAACAGCTAGTTTGGGACTAGAtgatggaaaagaaaaatagagaaataTTATCTTaagttatgaatttttttttttttaaaaagaaagagagtatattttaatgttgtttgggagtttagaaaagaaataaaagaattttGGATATGTATATCAATAAAATTATGTTCAAATAACAATTAAGGATACAAGTgacattttgaaaatttttacaaaGCCTTCCTTGGGACttgtttggaattttttttttgttttcatgaATATTCTCTCTATatcttttttaattattttttttccttcacaTACATTATATCattaaaaagtgctacaataatttttctccaaaaactctcccaaaaaatgcaatccaaacatacTGCTGCCTATGTTTGGGccggaattttttttttcccaatgtAGTTGGGAAATAGATTTCTAACCCCGCACAAACAAACAGGTACTTTCCGTcactttctttgttttctcaCCAAATATCAGCTGCCAAGTGCACAGTAAGAAATTAAGGTAGTACTGTAGTTTCCTAGCGcaatcataatttttttttaaaaattaaggGTATTTTCGATAAAACTGAATTTTGAAaacttaaatttaaaatttaaagtttaaattcattaaattactgaattattaagtactaaatttgacGCATTTGAAtgtgtatatcacattaagtgataaattatttacttatcacttaattttgataacaaattttgtttaataaaaacaatgttacttaattaattcagatacttatttttttattatcagCCTTTGAACTCTTATGatttaaatatattaaattataATATCGGATCTATGCTCGTAAAAGCAACTGAGAAAAgataacaaaaaaagaaaagtgaaacTAAATCGACGGGGCAAAATAGTCAAATGACTTAAGTATGTTCCCTACTGTCCCCCTTGCCTGTCACGCGATATCACTGACCGAACTAGGGTTTTGGGCCATCCATTCCACACTATAAATACTCTCTTACAACCCTGTTAAACCTCCTCCGCCTTCAGTAATTAGGGTTGGCTTTGGCAGAAATTAGCAGCCGCTGAAAGCTTGACAGAGAGGAAGACGATATCGAGATGGGACACTCCAACATCTGGAATTCTCACCCTAAGAACTACGGCCCTGGCTCTCGCGCCTGGTAACTACTACGATATCTCTATCactccttttcattttttttcaaaccaaGATAATTATTTATGTTTAGGATCTGCTACGTGCCCTGCTTCTTAGGTTTCATGTCTGGTTCAGTTTGGTGCTAAATATAGTGGGAATTACTGGAGATGGAGAACTTTTATTgctttttgaaaaatatttggtTGTTGTTTTTCCGTGATTTGTTTCTAGCTGATATTAGGGAGCGAAAGAACTATTTGTATGCTACGAGTTAATCTTGATATAAAGTTGGGGAATTAGGAATTTAGGATATGCTCGAAACGATAATGATTTATGCATTTGGGTTGACTTGGATTTCAAATCCACAGTACAAACCATCCTGTATCGTTTGGACAGCGCACTTCCAATTCACTCATTTAGTACGATATTTTGAGATCCCTCTGTTCTTTGCCGTTTCCCTCCTTCCAATTTCACCCCTAAGTTTGTATTACACCAAAAATATCTCGAAATTTGTAGTTCAGAACAACAGCATGATTGTTTATGAACACCAGTTTGAGCTTCAAGATTTGGCAACTAATAGAATTTGTACCATTTTTGTAGCAACCATTTGTTTGTCTCTCCTCTTAAAGACTAGGTTGAAGTCAGCACTATTGCTCTGATTTGGAACTGGTCTTGTGATCCGAGAGTCCTGTAACTCGTGATCTTCGTAATATGCCTATGAAGTGTTTATTTATTTGTGTGAGCAACTAGTTATTTTGTATTTCAAGTCCTTCTCTACAATTAAATTTTTACCAAACAATTTGTTTGGATTAACCTGGATTTCAAATACTCAAAATCCTGCATGAAATCTAATTCCATGAACTTAGACTGATCTTTGTGGGAGTTTTTGTACATTTGATCGTTCTTAGTCCCATTTATTGTGGTTTGTCAACTAGTATAATCTGGTGTTTGTATCAGTGATGTTGGAGTCCTTGATTGGATTTCAAGAAATTGTAGGTTTATGGTGTACTGCCTTTTATACTGGAtcatatggtatataatcttgtttTCAAGTCAAATTGGTCCTAATGATGGGTCAATGTGATTTTCATGCTAAACAAGTCTTTTGTTGTTGATGGCTCAAGTGAAATTTGGGAGTTTAGTAAGCTGTTGTAAGCAGTATTTTGTAGTGATAATGGTATTATTCGCTATGGCGTTTTAAGAATTGTACCTGACCACATGGATATTTTCTCCTCCTGGTGGTTTggtgctttttcttttttaaataccTGGAGGCTTTTTTTGATTAAACTATTTGTTGATTTCAATTGTTGCTTATTGGTGTGTGTTGGTTCGTTTTGACAGCCGTGTGTGTGGAAACTCGCATGGTATTATCAGAAAGTATGGCCTGATGTGCTGCAGACAATGCTTCCGCAGCAATGCTAAGGAGATTGGATTCATTAAGGTAATGGATTTAAAGTTTTAAGAAAGGAATGATCATACTGttaccttttttttattataaactAATAGAGCTACTATGATGTGGTGGTGGTTTTCATTGTCATGTCAATATTCATATTCATGTTAGGACCTGATTTtgtatttaaattttcttgtgccTGTTGTTCTAGATAGAGTATATGCCAGTTTAAGAATTTTGTTAGTTGGTTGTTGGCACTCTATGATACTGAGTTATGGGTCTTGTTTTATCATTTTTGTGTTCGTCTTGAATAAATTACTAAATCATTctgaattttcttgcatttgtCCTTGCAGTATCGTTGAAGGAAAAGGTCGTTGGCTCCTTGCTAGTGGATTTTGTTAAGCAAGCTGCCATTAGAGATAAATGGATCCCAAGTTGTTATTTGCTTTgtattttgaacaattttggcTGTTCTAATTTGTCATTGAACTTGAATTGGTATGTGAATCAACAAATTCTACTATATGCTGTTCTTTAATATAGGGTATCACATATTTTCTTGATGTTGTCCTTCTTGTGATTATTTTGTGATTATGGTGAAATTTTTATTTCTGTTATAAGAAATTGATGAATTGCGGGCAATGTTCTTAATTAGTTGGTTAATTCTCTTGAACCGAATATTCTGGATTGTATGTGTTTTATGTCGATGGCATGATAAATTGGTTAAATTGGTTCATTGTGAGCAAATATAGATTTGTATGGGAACGGATTGCCTTACCCATAAGCCTGAAAGGAAATTTGCGTGGATGTCTGGAAAATCTGCACCGTTCAGGCAGATGGGGGGACATAAGCTGAAGGGATGAGACATATGAGAAGCTCTAGAGCCTGGTTAAAATACGAGCAGGCCTAGCTTAGTAGATAAAGGATTGAGTAGTCGAAGTTTGTCAGAAGCTTGCTGTGGTTGGGTCTTAAAACCAAGAAAATGGGAGAGGAGGCCAGTTTCGAAATTTGTTGGGCTACCTTAGCAACTGAAACACACGTCTGATTTAGACCAAGAATTTGGACCGGACCAACAACAAAACCCACCTCCTCCCACCCTTATAAAAGAGCTCTCTCAAAACCAATAAATAAAGGAGGGAAAAGCTAGCAAGTAGATGCAACACCTTAGTGTTTGGTTGAAAATTAACATTCATAGAATTAGAAAGATTGAGAATTTGtaaaaacaaattaaatatCACAAAAACAACAATCAGTTTTTGACCGTGATGGAATACAGAAACGatgtaaaaaattcaaaattatcaAGTTAGCAAAAGAATATGGGTTTATTTACAATTTAGCTAAAGTTTATGAATGAATATAGATTGCTAGAAAAGATTGAGGCCAATTTGAAAATTTACTAAACTACAGTGGTCAATTCCTCACTTAGTAAAAAATTAGGGgtaaaatttcaatttagcaaaaatatAGAGGTTACTGTATAATTTCACCAAAATATGaggtaaaaatataattttctttagggtttagggtttaggtaCGGGTGCAACCGTTCCTAGCGATTTTGCGCATTTTGCACATCGTGTTACTTTGTTTGCACATGACTTAATTTTGTTTGCACAATGTGTAATTTTAGACAAATTTTTGTGAGTTTCACACACATTGTGAAAAACGAGGTACAAGAAGTGATTTGGACCgtatattttttttgggtcaaatcttGGCCGTGTCTTAGCCGTGCACTGTTCAGGGACAATACTTCTGATGACCATCCCGACCCCGTCTCCCGTTCGGAGAACGTCAGCTGAAAGGATGAGACATATACGAGCAGCTCTAGAGACTGGTACTAAAATACAAGCAGGCCTAGCTTAGTAGATAAAGGATTGAACGTCAGCTGAAAGGATGAGACATATATATGAGCAGCTCTAGAGACTGGTACTAAAATACGAGCAGGCCCAGCTTAGTAGATGAAGGATTGAGGAGTCGAAATTTACGAGCAGGCGTAGCCGCGTAGCTTAGTAGATAAAGGATTGAGGAGTCCAAATTTGTCAGAAGCTTGCTGTGGTTGGGTCTTAAAACCAAGGAAATTGGAGAGGAGGCCAGTTTCCAAATTTATTGGGCTTCCTTGGCAACTGACGTCTGATTTAGACCACAGTCCAAGAATTTGCACCGGAGGAACAACCCCAACCCCCCGCCCCCCCATCCCACCCTTATTATAAAAGTGCTCTCCCAAAACCAATAAATAAAGGAGGGAAAAAGCAAGCAAGCAGATGCAACGCGTTAGTGTTTGGTTGAAAATCAATATGATGAAATCAATAGACACGAGAAGGAGAATCCTAAATCTGTACTCAGCggaatttgaaatattttcttaatACTTTCTTAGGGGTACTAAATGAAGATAGTATTAAGAAAAGAATAACCTCCGCGGaaaggtttctgatattatccctttcTTTTACCCTTCCAGTCACTGTTTCTGTTCATCGTGCTTCTAAGTTCTAGAAATAGATGCAATTGCATGGGGCATACAGTAAGCGCGTAATGGTAATACCCCGTTCAAGGGCATCATATGATATGAATGCTCTCAGATACTTAAATTGTGAATATCATTTAGTCAAAAGCTTGTTGTATACTATGACTATCCTGTTAAAGAATGACGTAAACTTTAGAACAAGAAAAAGCTTGTTGTACTGGCTTTATCATCCTTAaatcaaacaaataagaaatacATTGGGAAAGTTCTGGGCCGGCGGTCtcgattattattattattattattttttcgtGAACTGATCACTTAAAGAGTGGGCTTCCACAGAAAGTCTGCTCAGTGGTTGGGGTTTCGCCTACACTAATTGTAACATTTGATTCTACCTTAAGTATCACTTGGCTTTACTTCATATAATTCGACCGACTTTAAAATGAAACTCCGGCAGGCTTAGCCTCAGTTCAAGCAAGCACAGGGGGGCCGGCGCCTTTTATTTTAAGCTATAGTTAGTTAGGACTTAGGGCTCAAGATTTCGGCTTTTTAAATGTGACTAATGAAAATTTTGTCTATTGCGTAAGTCAGAAGAAATGTCtcgaattcaaaattttttatttacatCATCTTCTTGCATATCATCCAACTCATCCTTTTCCGCTATTGCACTGAGTCTCTGCTCGGAACGAGGATCTTCTATTATTGATTATTAGTAATTAATTTGTGGTTTATCAATCGTTTTCTGAATCACCGGTAATCAGTTTGTCACCGTTGACGTTCGCCAGGGGGGTCCTCCGTGAAACACCAACCCCGCCCCGGCCCCCCAACCCGAAAGGGGCCAAAACGACCACGCCAACCAAGGTCTTGTAGTTCCTGTTATCCGC contains:
- the LOC113761707 gene encoding FAD-linked sulfhydryl oxidase ERV1 isoform X2; this encodes MSQNPFQSLFGALLNVSNCIQTHLSQFISFPHNNNPTTRTNHYPFPLFSLSSSSLPGISEPKQSYLNPANTLLLRPAGQPPEKNKAAGPVTKEELGRATWTLLHTLAAQYPEKPTRQQKKDVKELMAILSRMYPCKECADHFKEVLRVNPVQAGNQHEFSQWLCHVHNVVNRSLGKLVFPCERVDARWGKLDCEQRACDLQGDENPWE
- the LOC113761708 gene encoding histone deacetylase 6, yielding MSSSKEASSSSHIVEEDDDELLLYGSRSGWVEALTHCDHLDTLSSDLTHIPPPDTPCYRCQHPQESWLCLSCEDVLCSRFVNKHMLEHYRQQNNHCLALSYSDLSVWCFSCDAYLDAQVILPLRPVYETAYILKFGEAPPFRALVDLHLADHKAEGSSSGGQS
- the LOC113761707 gene encoding FAD-linked sulfhydryl oxidase ERV1 isoform X1; protein product: MSQNPFQSLFGALLNVSNCIQTHLSQFISFPHNNNPTTRTNHYPFPLFSLSSSSLPGISEPKQSYLNPANTLLLRPAGQPPEKNKAAGPVTKEELGRATWTLLHTLAAQVLDNLSSCVPILVPIFGVVFSTISRYPEKPTRQQKKDVKELMAILSRMYPCKECADHFKEVLRVNPVQAGNQHEFSQWLCHVHNVVNRSLGKLVFPCERVDARWGKLDCEQRACDLQGDENPWE
- the LOC113761607 gene encoding 40S ribosomal protein S29, coding for MGHSNIWNSHPKNYGPGSRACRVCGNSHGIIRKYGLMCCRQCFRSNAKEIGFIKYR